In the Rhizobium sp. CB3090 genome, one interval contains:
- a CDS encoding DUF2252 family protein, which produces MTTILQSTKAYETWMRTQLGADLVETDLQKKHKKMKSGGFVFLRATYWRWAETIFDICPDLASAPQVLAIGDTHLENFGTWRDEEGRLVWGANDFDDAAVMPYALDLVRLATSAILARGATAPTPRAIAEAILGGYRRGLKAPSPVILERDYKWLRNDVILSNAERKEFWDKYRDLPPPAKPVPAPYLDALRRSLPDERVPFIAKPRTAGTGSLGRPRFIADVEWRGGPVLREVKALAQSAWSLRHNPSDSTIRTGIIASGRARSPDPRYQVIDKLLVRRLSPNSRKIEVEGDAQILLSPDMLDLMGFEIANCHADDVSRLHGILDDLDKREVDWLRNSAKAAAAAISIEQAEFARRW; this is translated from the coding sequence ATGACGACGATCTTGCAATCGACGAAAGCCTACGAGACCTGGATGCGCACGCAATTGGGCGCCGATCTCGTCGAGACCGATCTCCAAAAGAAGCACAAGAAGATGAAGAGCGGCGGTTTCGTCTTCCTGCGCGCCACCTATTGGCGCTGGGCCGAGACCATCTTCGACATCTGCCCCGATCTTGCGAGCGCGCCGCAAGTGCTGGCAATCGGCGATACGCATCTGGAGAATTTCGGCACCTGGCGCGACGAGGAGGGACGGCTGGTCTGGGGTGCCAACGATTTCGACGATGCGGCGGTCATGCCCTATGCGCTGGATCTCGTGCGCCTCGCGACAAGCGCGATCCTTGCGCGAGGCGCCACCGCTCCGACGCCACGCGCCATCGCAGAAGCCATCCTTGGCGGTTATCGCCGCGGGCTGAAGGCGCCGTCACCGGTCATTCTGGAGCGTGATTACAAGTGGCTGCGCAACGATGTCATCCTTTCGAATGCCGAGCGCAAGGAATTCTGGGACAAATATCGCGATCTGCCGCCTCCGGCCAAGCCTGTACCCGCGCCTTATCTTGACGCGCTGCGTCGATCGCTGCCGGATGAAAGGGTTCCTTTCATCGCCAAGCCGCGCACCGCTGGCACCGGCAGCCTCGGCCGCCCCCGGTTTATCGCTGATGTCGAATGGCGCGGCGGGCCGGTTCTCCGCGAGGTCAAGGCACTCGCTCAATCCGCCTGGTCGCTCCGACACAATCCATCCGATTCGACGATCCGCACGGGCATCATCGCCTCCGGCCGCGCCCGCTCTCCCGATCCGCGCTATCAGGTGATCGACAAGCTGCTGGTCCGTCGCCTTTCGCCGAACAGCCGTAAAATCGAAGTCGAGGGCGATGCGCAAATCCTTCTGTCGCCGGATATGCTCGACCTGATGGGCTTCGAGATCGCCAACTGCCATGCCGATGACGTTTCCCGGCTTCACGGAATTCTGGACGATCTCGACAAGCGGGAAGTGGATTGGCTCAGGAATTCCGCCAAGGCAGCCGCGGCTGCGATCAGTATCGAGCAGGCGGAATTCGCCAGAAGGTGGTAA
- a CDS encoding 5'-methylthioadenosine/S-adenosylhomocysteine nucleosidase (Enables the cleavage of the glycosidic bond in both 5'-methylthioadenosine and S-adenosylhomocysteine), whose product MKFELKRVSGKSILFVMAAEAEYGPFLRSRIDPLMTGVGPVEAAIVMTRALSQLEAQDDLPDMVVSLGSAGSSKLEQTEVYQVTSVSYRDMDASPLGFEKGRTPFLDQPATIELPLRIPAIPEASLSTGGNVISGADAYGRIAADMVDMETFSVLRVCQIYDRPLIGLRGISDGLVELQHISGWSEYLHVIDRKLSYAVDGLFTALEDGVFWF is encoded by the coding sequence ATGAAATTCGAACTGAAGCGCGTATCGGGAAAATCGATCCTATTCGTCATGGCGGCGGAGGCGGAATACGGCCCGTTCCTGCGCTCCCGCATCGATCCGCTGATGACCGGCGTCGGCCCGGTCGAAGCGGCCATCGTCATGACGCGGGCGCTCTCTCAGCTCGAAGCGCAGGACGATCTGCCGGACATGGTGGTCTCGCTGGGTTCGGCCGGCTCCTCCAAGCTGGAGCAAACCGAGGTCTACCAGGTCACCTCGGTTTCCTATCGCGACATGGACGCTTCACCGCTCGGCTTTGAGAAAGGCCGCACGCCGTTCCTCGATCAGCCGGCTACGATCGAGCTGCCGCTGCGCATTCCCGCCATCCCGGAAGCGAGCCTTTCGACCGGCGGCAATGTCATCTCGGGCGCCGATGCCTATGGCCGCATCGCCGCCGACATGGTGGATATGGAAACCTTCTCCGTACTGCGTGTCTGCCAGATCTACGACCGGCCGCTGATCGGACTGCGCGGCATTTCCGATGGCCTGGTCGAGCTGCAGCATATTTCCGGCTGGAGCGAATATCTGCACGTCATCGACCGCAAACTCTCCTATGCCGTCGATGGGTTGTTCACGGCGCTGGAAGACGGCGTTTTCTGGTTCTGA
- a CDS encoding di-heme oxidoredictase family protein, whose product MIRIPVVSTILPALAAGFLVFAVTLAAADVLNFPTVRTDLTADTLKKVQDVTRPTADFSKAEPYEAMESGATTSIAPVGRNIFSQPSANLSLDCQENFHLGNALFRQLWVSSPSSTQATDGLGPLFNARSCQSCHIRDGRGHPPETAGAPATSMVLRLARPAITPEEEQALKDFKALNFPDSTYGAQLQDLAVPGLAAEGRVAVTYTEETVTLAGSETVSLRKPHYAVTGLAYGPLGETTTISPRVAPSMIGLGLIEAIPDADILAHADPDDKDGDGIRGRAAVVRDHRTGQLALGRFGWKAQNASVRDQVADAFLNDIGISTPDQPNAHGDCTAKEAHCLSMPTGVQKRLGDTEAPGPILDLVTFYSENLAVPARRKASFPDVLHGKELFYQSGCAACHTPKFVTRDDLKGSDGMATAQAFQLIWPYSDFLLHDMGDGLSDGQPVGVASGRDWRTPPLWGIGLTQTVSGQQAYLHDGRARTLTEAILWHGGEAEKARNTFANLPQNDRQALIDFLESL is encoded by the coding sequence ATGATCCGCATTCCGGTTGTCAGCACAATCTTGCCCGCTCTCGCAGCGGGCTTTCTGGTTTTTGCCGTTACGCTGGCAGCAGCCGATGTTCTGAATTTCCCGACCGTCCGCACCGATCTCACAGCCGACACCCTGAAGAAAGTTCAGGACGTGACCCGCCCGACTGCGGATTTTTCCAAGGCCGAGCCCTATGAGGCGATGGAGAGCGGCGCGACGACGTCGATCGCTCCCGTCGGCCGCAACATCTTTTCACAGCCTTCCGCTAATCTGAGCCTGGATTGTCAGGAGAATTTCCACCTCGGCAATGCGCTGTTCCGCCAGCTCTGGGTCTCCTCGCCCTCTTCCACGCAGGCAACCGACGGGCTGGGACCGTTGTTCAACGCCCGCTCCTGTCAGAGCTGCCACATCAGGGATGGCCGCGGTCATCCGCCGGAGACGGCGGGAGCTCCTGCCACCTCGATGGTGCTGCGGCTGGCCCGGCCGGCGATCACGCCGGAAGAGGAACAGGCCCTGAAGGATTTCAAGGCGCTCAATTTTCCGGATTCGACCTATGGCGCGCAGTTGCAGGATCTCGCCGTGCCTGGCCTCGCCGCAGAGGGTAGGGTGGCCGTCACCTATACTGAGGAAACGGTGACGCTGGCTGGCAGCGAAACCGTTTCACTGCGCAAGCCGCATTATGCCGTGACCGGCCTCGCCTACGGTCCGCTTGGCGAGACAACGACGATCTCGCCGCGCGTCGCACCTTCGATGATCGGTCTCGGCCTGATAGAAGCCATTCCGGATGCCGATATCCTCGCGCATGCCGATCCGGACGACAAAGATGGCGACGGCATTCGCGGCCGCGCGGCCGTGGTCCGCGACCACCGCACTGGCCAGCTCGCGCTCGGCCGCTTCGGCTGGAAGGCGCAGAATGCCAGCGTGCGCGATCAGGTGGCGGACGCCTTCCTCAATGATATCGGCATTTCCACGCCCGACCAGCCGAATGCCCACGGCGACTGCACGGCGAAGGAGGCGCATTGTCTTTCCATGCCAACCGGCGTGCAGAAGCGTCTCGGCGATACGGAAGCACCGGGACCGATCCTTGATCTCGTCACCTTCTATTCCGAAAACCTCGCCGTGCCGGCGCGCCGCAAAGCAAGCTTTCCCGACGTGCTGCACGGCAAGGAACTTTTCTATCAGTCCGGCTGTGCTGCCTGTCACACGCCGAAATTCGTCACCCGCGACGATCTCAAAGGCAGCGACGGCATGGCCACGGCGCAGGCTTTCCAACTCATCTGGCCCTATTCCGATTTCCTGCTGCACGACATGGGCGACGGGCTTTCCGATGGCCAGCCGGTCGGTGTGGCATCCGGACGCGATTGGCGCACACCGCCACTCTGGGGTATAGGCCTCACGCAAACGGTCAGCGGCCAGCAAGCCTACCTGCATGATGGCCGTGCCCGCACGCTCACCGAAGCCATCCTCTGGCATGGAGGAGAGGCGGAAAAGGCCCGCAATACATTCGCAAACCTGCCGCAGAACGACAGGCAAGCGCTCATCGATTTTCTGGAGTCCCTCTGA
- a CDS encoding RsmB/NOP family class I SAM-dependent RNA methyltransferase produces the protein MRLGGRLQGAIEVLADIEARKRPVADALKDWGLAHRFAGSGDRAAIGNIVYDALRMRLSHAWLMGDDSPSALAHAVLFRQWGLTPEMLAAELDGDKFAPEPPSAEALAAFAARKIEDAPRHIQGDIPEWVEHSFQQAFGDSWLAEAQALAERPTLDLRANALKASRDKAVKALERAGAHASKIARYGIRIPAGEGASRLPNVTAELSFQKGWFEVQDEGSQIVADLVLPEEGDQVLDYCAGGGGKTLAMSAAMHNKGQVHAYDSDRRRLAPIIERLKRAGTRNVQVHDERNGLLPLRGKFDKVLVDAPCTGTGTWRRRPDTKWRLTQKNLDERTSQQQEALAQACEFVRPGGALLYVTCSVLPEENETQVNRFAANNPDFDVVEALSSWEKLFGSDAPKPRSSDGKTITLTPASTDTDGFFFCRLQRKG, from the coding sequence ATGCGTCTGGGCGGCCGGCTGCAGGGGGCCATCGAAGTTCTTGCCGATATCGAAGCGCGCAAGCGACCGGTGGCCGATGCCCTGAAGGATTGGGGACTGGCCCATCGCTTCGCCGGCTCCGGCGACCGTGCCGCAATCGGCAATATCGTCTACGACGCCCTGCGCATGCGGCTGTCCCATGCCTGGCTGATGGGCGACGACAGCCCCTCAGCGCTTGCCCATGCCGTCCTCTTTCGCCAATGGGGCTTGACGCCCGAAATGCTGGCCGCAGAACTCGACGGCGACAAATTCGCCCCCGAACCACCAAGCGCCGAGGCGCTGGCAGCCTTTGCCGCCCGCAAGATCGAGGACGCGCCTCGCCACATCCAGGGCGATATTCCTGAATGGGTCGAACATTCCTTCCAACAGGCATTCGGCGATAGCTGGCTTGCGGAAGCGCAGGCATTGGCTGAGCGGCCGACACTCGATCTGCGCGCCAATGCGCTGAAAGCCAGCCGCGACAAGGCGGTGAAGGCGCTGGAACGCGCTGGAGCCCATGCCTCGAAGATCGCCCGTTACGGCATCCGCATTCCCGCCGGCGAAGGCGCATCGCGCCTGCCGAATGTCACCGCCGAACTTTCCTTCCAGAAAGGCTGGTTCGAGGTGCAGGACGAAGGATCGCAGATCGTTGCCGATCTCGTTCTGCCTGAAGAAGGCGATCAGGTGCTCGACTATTGCGCCGGCGGCGGCGGGAAGACGCTCGCCATGTCGGCCGCGATGCACAATAAGGGTCAGGTCCATGCCTATGATTCCGATCGACGGCGGCTGGCCCCGATCATCGAGCGCCTGAAGCGCGCCGGCACGCGCAATGTCCAGGTTCATGACGAACGAAACGGCCTGCTTCCGCTGCGCGGCAAATTCGACAAGGTGCTGGTCGATGCGCCCTGCACCGGCACCGGTACTTGGCGCCGCCGCCCCGATACGAAATGGCGGCTGACACAGAAGAACCTCGACGAGCGCACAAGTCAGCAGCAGGAAGCGCTGGCCCAAGCCTGCGAGTTCGTCCGCCCCGGCGGCGCGCTGCTCTATGTCACCTGCTCGGTCCTGCCGGAGGAAAACGAAACGCAGGTCAACCGCTTTGCCGCCAACAATCCGGACTTCGACGTGGTCGAAGCGCTGAGCTCCTGGGAGAAGCTGTTCGGCAGCGACGCGCCGAAGCCGCGCTCATCGGACGGCAAAACCATCACGCTGACCCCGGCATCAACCGATACCGATGGCTTTTTCTTCTGCCGGCTGCAGCGGAAGGGATAG
- a CDS encoding imelysin family protein, translating to MRHWKPFAAGLLLSLAALPANAQDATANGAGLNEAAVPAVLQRAVDDVIRPGYRAMQESASKLTEAMKALCADPSAASLTNAQSAFGDTVKSWSRIEIVQTGPILEKNRFEHILFYPDRKGVGLRQVQALIAKGDEQDTTVEAVAGKSVALMSLTALEYVLYGNGSSVLSTEKQGFRCRYGAAVAGNIENTAKEIADEWDDPNGVQKSWKNPGKSSDDFMDNKEAVTALLGILVHGAGNVRDQRLETFYKGDPATARPKMAIYWRSGNTWASLSGNLDGLKTLWEKAGMADLMPADKRNIADKIDGLLKELTLTAPTVNPDIEAALDNDAERAKIDKLLNVTRDLTTAFSDDYGGAIGLSAGFSFADGD from the coding sequence ATGCGCCATTGGAAACCTTTCGCGGCCGGCCTTCTCCTCAGCCTTGCGGCGCTGCCCGCCAATGCTCAGGACGCGACGGCCAATGGAGCCGGGCTGAACGAAGCAGCCGTGCCGGCGGTGTTGCAGCGGGCCGTAGATGACGTCATCCGGCCCGGCTACCGTGCCATGCAGGAGAGCGCCTCAAAGCTGACCGAGGCGATGAAGGCGCTCTGCGCCGATCCTTCCGCCGCAAGCCTCACAAACGCGCAATCCGCTTTCGGCGACACGGTCAAAAGCTGGTCGCGCATCGAGATCGTGCAGACCGGACCGATCCTCGAAAAGAACCGCTTCGAACACATCCTCTTCTATCCCGACCGCAAGGGTGTCGGTCTTCGGCAAGTGCAGGCACTGATCGCCAAGGGCGACGAGCAGGACACCACGGTCGAAGCAGTCGCCGGCAAGAGCGTGGCTTTGATGAGCCTGACGGCGCTGGAATATGTGCTCTATGGTAACGGCTCCAGCGTCCTCAGCACCGAAAAGCAAGGGTTTCGCTGCCGCTATGGTGCGGCCGTCGCCGGCAATATTGAAAACACGGCGAAGGAAATAGCCGACGAATGGGATGATCCGAACGGCGTGCAGAAGTCCTGGAAAAATCCCGGCAAGAGCAGCGACGACTTCATGGACAATAAGGAAGCCGTGACGGCGCTGCTTGGCATTCTCGTGCATGGCGCCGGAAATGTCAGGGATCAGCGGCTCGAGACCTTTTACAAGGGCGACCCTGCTACGGCACGGCCGAAAATGGCGATCTACTGGCGTTCCGGTAACACCTGGGCCTCGCTGTCGGGCAATCTCGATGGGCTGAAAACGCTCTGGGAAAAAGCCGGCATGGCCGATCTTATGCCTGCCGACAAGCGCAACATCGCCGACAAGATCGATGGTCTACTGAAAGAACTGACCCTGACTGCGCCGACGGTCAATCCCGATATCGAAGCGGCGCTTGACAACGATGCCGAGCGCGCCAAGATCGACAAGCTGCTGAATGTCACGCGCGACCTCACCACCGCCTTCAGCGACGATTATGGCGGCGCGATCGGCCTTTCCGCCGGGTTCTCCTTCGCTGACGGGGATTGA
- a CDS encoding DUF1513 domain-containing protein: MRSALIDRRAFVKAAGLTFLAALKPGALMALERADAVYASGIRTSDGSFAVATVTERGQILDQVALPARAHGMAFSKATGKTVAFARRPGTYAMIFDPWNKGEPIVITAREGRHFYGHGTFSPDGKLLYASENDFDDSRGIIGIYDARNRFARIGEYETYGTGPHDMTVSDDGRLLIVANGGIETHPDFGRTKLNLDHMEPSLTLIDAASGRLIEKHALPPQYAEVSTRHVDIDAQGRIWFACQYEGHRNDLPPLVGHFSEGEDLTFISLPDDTTRALGNYVGAIAVNRTDNLVGVTSPVQGTSVTLDAKTGAVLKVESVPDAAGIAPAEHGFAVSSYDGEFLKQHSDVAWDQHIVRIGRPTALRG; this comes from the coding sequence ATGCGGAGCGCGCTGATCGACCGCAGGGCCTTCGTGAAAGCGGCCGGACTTACCTTTCTGGCCGCCTTGAAGCCGGGTGCGCTGATGGCGCTGGAGCGGGCTGACGCGGTCTATGCTTCCGGCATCCGCACATCAGACGGTTCCTTTGCCGTCGCGACGGTGACCGAACGCGGCCAGATCCTCGATCAGGTGGCACTGCCCGCCCGCGCCCACGGCATGGCCTTTTCGAAGGCGACCGGCAAGACCGTCGCCTTCGCCCGCCGCCCCGGAACCTATGCGATGATCTTCGATCCCTGGAACAAGGGCGAGCCTATCGTCATCACCGCGCGCGAGGGCCGGCATTTCTACGGCCATGGCACGTTTTCCCCAGATGGAAAGCTGCTTTACGCCAGCGAGAATGATTTCGACGACAGCCGGGGCATCATCGGCATATACGACGCCCGCAATCGCTTCGCGCGTATCGGCGAATACGAAACCTATGGCACCGGCCCGCACGACATGACGGTTTCCGACGACGGGAGACTATTGATCGTCGCCAATGGCGGCATCGAGACCCATCCGGATTTCGGCCGCACCAAGCTCAACCTCGATCACATGGAGCCGTCGCTGACGCTGATCGATGCGGCAAGCGGCCGGCTGATCGAAAAACACGCCCTGCCGCCCCAATATGCTGAGGTTTCCACCCGCCATGTCGATATCGATGCGCAAGGCCGGATCTGGTTTGCCTGCCAATATGAGGGCCATCGCAACGACCTGCCGCCGCTCGTCGGCCATTTCTCCGAGGGAGAAGACCTGACCTTCATCTCCCTGCCCGACGACACCACCCGCGCCCTCGGCAACTACGTCGGCGCCATCGCCGTCAACCGCACGGACAACCTTGTCGGCGTCACCTCGCCGGTCCAAGGTACGTCGGTGACTTTAGATGCGAAGACCGGTGCGGTGTTGAAGGTCGAGAGCGTGCCGGATGCGGCGGGCATCGCGCCGGCCGAGCACGGGTTTGCGGTATCGTCCTATGATGGGGAATTTCTGAAGCAGCACAGCGATGTCGCATGGGACCAACATATCGTGCGGATCGGACGGCCTACTGCGTTGCGGGGGTGA
- a CDS encoding septal ring lytic transglycosylase RlpA family protein gives MKKINRSIAIIATISAAFAILSTDAFAASGCGGASWYGGRSKTASGERMSSGNFTAAHRSLAFGTRLRVTNRHNGRSVVVRINDRGPFIRGRVLDLSRAAAQDIGMVASGTASVCYDVVASK, from the coding sequence TTGAAGAAAATCAATCGTTCAATTGCGATCATCGCAACTATATCCGCCGCTTTTGCTATCCTCTCGACGGATGCATTTGCAGCATCGGGGTGCGGGGGTGCATCATGGTACGGGGGACGCTCCAAGACTGCTTCCGGGGAACGTATGAGTTCAGGCAATTTTACTGCCGCCCACCGCTCGCTTGCTTTCGGTACACGTCTGAGGGTGACCAACCGCCACAATGGCCGCAGCGTCGTCGTTCGCATCAACGATCGTGGACCTTTCATCCGCGGGCGCGTGCTCGATCTTTCCCGTGCTGCAGCGCAGGATATCGGCATGGTTGCCTCCGGCACAGCGAGCGTTTGTTACGACGTCGTCGCCTCGAAGTAA
- a CDS encoding PaaI family thioesterase, producing the protein MTGESSSGDFRTRIRTSFERQAAMATIGAELTRVEHGTVEIELPFDVKLTQQHGILHAGIIAAALDSACGFAAYSVIDPDASILTIEFKINLMSPGRGERFLFRGDVTKPGSTIIVADGRAYAISDGPAKLIASMTGTMMVIRGREGITG; encoded by the coding sequence ATGACTGGGGAAAGCAGTAGCGGCGACTTTCGGACGCGTATTCGGACGAGTTTCGAGCGTCAGGCGGCGATGGCGACCATCGGTGCGGAGTTGACGCGCGTCGAGCATGGCACGGTCGAGATCGAGCTGCCCTTCGACGTCAAGCTGACCCAGCAACACGGCATCCTGCACGCCGGCATCATCGCCGCCGCACTGGATTCGGCCTGCGGCTTTGCCGCCTACAGCGTCATCGATCCCGATGCATCGATTCTCACGATCGAATTCAAGATCAACCTGATGTCGCCGGGACGCGGCGAGCGCTTTCTATTTCGGGGCGATGTTACCAAGCCCGGCAGCACCATTATCGTCGCCGATGGACGGGCCTATGCCATAAGCGACGGGCCTGCCAAGCTGATTGCCTCCATGACCGGGACGATGATGGTCATCCGAGGCCGAGAGGGAATTACCGGATGA
- the guaA gene encoding glutamine-hydrolyzing GMP synthase: MTQTAHPDTVLIVDFGSQVTQLIARRVREAGVYCEIVPFQSAEAGFKRLQPKAVILSGSPASTVDEGSPRAPQIIFDSGLPVFGICYGQQTMCMQLGGKVESGHHREFGRAFLDVDKDCALFEGLWSQGSRHQVWMSHGDRVTALPEGFEVVATSSNAPFAFIADEKRKYYGVQFHPEVVHTPDGAKLISNFIHNIAGIKGDWSMSAYRAKAVQAIREQVGDKRVICALSGGVDSSVAALLIHEAVGDQLTCILVDHGLMRKDEAANVVAMFREHYNLHLLHVDASDRFIGELEGVSDPETKRKIIGRLFIETFEEEAKKLGGADFLGQGTLYPDVIESVSFTGGPSVTIKSHHNVGGLPERMKMQLVEPLRELFKDEVRVLGKELGLPDSFIGRHPFPGPGLAIRCPGGITREKLEILREADAIYLDEIRKAGLYDAIWQAFAVLLPVQTVGVMGDGRTYEFVCALRAVTSVDGMTADFYHYDMEFLGRAATRIINEVRGINRVVYDVTSKPPGTIEWE, translated from the coding sequence ATGACCCAGACAGCACATCCAGACACCGTTCTCATCGTCGATTTTGGTAGCCAGGTAACGCAGCTCATCGCGCGGCGTGTGCGCGAAGCGGGCGTCTATTGCGAGATCGTCCCCTTTCAATCCGCCGAAGCCGGTTTCAAGCGGCTGCAGCCAAAAGCCGTGATCCTGTCCGGCAGCCCGGCCTCGACCGTGGATGAAGGCTCGCCACGGGCGCCGCAGATCATCTTCGACAGCGGCCTGCCGGTGTTCGGCATCTGCTACGGCCAGCAGACCATGTGCATGCAGCTCGGCGGCAAAGTGGAAAGCGGCCATCACCGCGAATTCGGCCGCGCCTTCCTGGACGTCGATAAGGATTGCGCCCTCTTCGAAGGCCTTTGGTCGCAGGGTTCGCGCCATCAGGTGTGGATGAGCCATGGTGACCGCGTTACCGCGCTGCCCGAGGGCTTTGAAGTGGTCGCCACCTCATCGAACGCGCCATTCGCCTTCATCGCCGACGAGAAGCGCAAATATTACGGCGTGCAGTTCCATCCGGAAGTAGTGCATACGCCCGATGGTGCCAAGCTCATCAGTAACTTCATTCACAATATCGCGGGGATCAAGGGCGACTGGTCGATGTCGGCCTATCGCGCCAAGGCGGTGCAGGCGATCCGCGAGCAAGTCGGCGACAAGCGCGTGATCTGCGCCCTGTCTGGTGGCGTCGACTCCTCCGTCGCTGCGCTGCTGATCCACGAGGCGGTTGGCGATCAGCTCACCTGCATCCTCGTCGACCATGGCCTGATGCGCAAGGACGAGGCGGCCAATGTCGTCGCCATGTTCCGCGAGCACTACAATCTGCATCTTCTGCATGTCGATGCCTCCGACCGCTTCATCGGCGAGCTCGAAGGCGTCAGCGACCCCGAGACCAAGCGCAAGATCATCGGCCGGCTCTTCATCGAGACCTTCGAGGAAGAGGCCAAGAAGCTCGGCGGCGCCGATTTCCTCGGCCAGGGCACGCTTTATCCCGATGTGATCGAAAGCGTCTCCTTCACCGGCGGCCCGTCGGTCACCATCAAGTCGCACCACAATGTCGGCGGTTTGCCGGAGCGCATGAAGATGCAGCTCGTCGAGCCGCTGCGCGAACTCTTCAAGGACGAAGTGCGCGTACTCGGCAAGGAGCTCGGCCTGCCCGACAGCTTCATCGGCCGCCACCCCTTCCCCGGCCCCGGTCTTGCCATTCGCTGCCCCGGCGGCATCACCCGCGAGAAGCTGGAGATCCTACGCGAAGCCGATGCCATCTATCTCGACGAAATCCGCAAGGCCGGCCTCTACGACGCCATCTGGCAGGCCTTTGCCGTGCTGCTGCCGGTCCAGACCGTCGGCGTCATGGGCGACGGCCGCACCTACGAATTCGTCTGCGCGCTGCGCGCCGTCACATCCGTCGACGGCATGACCGCGGATTTCTATCACTACGACATGGAATTCCTCGGCCGCGCCGCGACCCGCATCATCAACGAAGTCCGCGGCATCAACCGCGTGGTCTACGACGTGACGTCGAAGCCGCCCGGCACGATCGAGTGGGAGTGA
- a CDS encoding imelysin family protein, with protein MKLKINFGAALALAVASTAMSTLPALAAAPEPATIIKHYAEVGHAKYQDALTTAQALDKAIDALLANPSDKTLKAAQAAWIKARVPYEQTEVYRFGNPIVDDWEGAVNSWPLDEGLIDYVDASYGTESDENSLYVANVIANKTIKINGKDVDASHLTPEFLSGTLQQAGGVEANVATGYHAIEFLLWGQDLHGTGPGAGERPATDYDLKNCTHGNCDRRGEYLKSASTLLVSAMQEMANDWAPDGEATKHIEADPKAGLAAILTGMGSLSYGELAGERMKLGLLLHDPEQEHDCFSDNTYNSHNNAAIGIAAAYNGNYTRVDGTKMKGPSLHDLVAAKDKALDKEMEGKLNATLDAMKAMVHRGETVEKYDQMIAEGNTAGNATVQKAIDGLLDQTKSIQRVVADLDLGTIKLEGSDSLDNPNAVFKK; from the coding sequence ATGAAACTGAAAATCAATTTTGGCGCCGCCCTGGCGCTGGCCGTCGCCTCGACCGCCATGTCCACCCTTCCGGCGCTTGCGGCCGCGCCCGAGCCGGCTACCATCATCAAGCATTACGCCGAAGTGGGCCATGCCAAGTATCAGGACGCGCTGACCACGGCGCAGGCACTGGACAAGGCGATCGACGCGTTGCTTGCCAATCCCAGCGACAAGACGCTGAAGGCGGCCCAGGCTGCCTGGATCAAGGCGCGCGTTCCCTACGAGCAGACGGAAGTCTACCGCTTCGGCAATCCGATCGTCGACGATTGGGAAGGCGCGGTGAATTCCTGGCCGCTGGACGAAGGTCTTATCGACTATGTCGATGCCTCCTATGGCACCGAGAGCGATGAGAATTCGCTTTATGTCGCCAATGTCATCGCCAACAAGACGATCAAGATCAACGGCAAGGATGTCGACGCTTCGCATCTGACGCCGGAATTCCTCTCCGGCACGCTACAGCAAGCCGGCGGCGTCGAAGCCAATGTCGCGACCGGCTACCATGCCATCGAATTCCTGCTCTGGGGCCAAGATCTGCACGGCACCGGACCGGGCGCCGGCGAACGCCCCGCCACCGACTACGACCTGAAGAATTGCACGCACGGCAATTGCGACCGCCGCGGCGAATATCTGAAATCGGCCTCGACACTGCTGGTCTCTGCCATGCAGGAAATGGCCAATGACTGGGCGCCGGATGGCGAAGCCACGAAACACATCGAAGCCGATCCGAAGGCCGGTCTCGCCGCCATCCTGACAGGCATGGGCTCGCTCTCCTATGGCGAACTCGCCGGCGAGCGTATGAAGCTCGGCCTGCTGCTGCACGATCCCGAGCAGGAGCACGACTGCTTCTCCGACAATACTTATAACTCCCACAACAATGCCGCCATCGGCATCGCCGCCGCCTATAACGGCAATTACACCCGCGTCGACGGCACCAAGATGAAAGGTCCGTCGCTGCACGATCTTGTCGCCGCCAAGGACAAGGCGCTGGACAAGGAGATGGAAGGCAAGCTGAACGCGACGCTCGATGCCATGAAAGCCATGGTTCATCGCGGCGAGACGGTCGAGAAATACGACCAGATGATCGCCGAAGGCAATACGGCCGGCAACGCCACCGTCCAGAAGGCGATCGACGGCCTGCTCGATCAGACGAAGAGCATCCAGCGCGTCGTCGCCGACCTCGATCTCGGCACGATCAAGCTTGAAGGCTCTGATAGCCTGGATAATCCTAACGCCGTCTTCAAGAAGTAA